ATGACCAGGGCGCGGGTGGCGGAGCCCGCGCGGATGGCGTGGTCGGCGGTGGCCAGGGCGTGGGTGAAGCCCGAGCAGACGACGTTGATGTCCATCACGGCGGGGCCGCCGCCCATGCCCAGCTTGGCTGCGACGCGCGCGGCCATGTTGGGCGAACGGTCGATCGCGGTCGACGTGGCGACCAGGACGAGGTCGATGTCGTCCGGGGTCAGGCCGGCGCCGGCCAGCGCCTTGCCCGCAGCCTGGTAGGCCAGCTCGTCCACCGGTTCGTCCGGGCCCGCCATGTGGCGGGTGCGGATGCCGACGCGGGACCGGATCCACTCGTCGGTGGTGTCGACCATGGCCGCGAGGTCCTCGTTGGTGAGCACTTTCGCGGGCTGGTAGTGCCCTAGCGCCACCACGCGTGAACCGGTCATGGGCGGGGTCCCCCCTTGTACGGAAGTCAGGATCACCCAGCTTTGCCTGCTACTGGTGGGTACGTGTGCGTGTGACCCGACAGGATTCCGGCCCCGGATTTTGGAGCTTCCCGAGGATCCACCTGCCGGGGGCGTCGCGGGAAGCGGAACCGGGAGAATGAGGTTCGTCGGATACCGGCGAGAAACTGAAGGGGAGGGCTGATCACCATGGGACGGGTCACCGAACGCCGTCGCGTCGTCCGGATCCGGAACGGCAAGGCGGGTGTCCGCCCGGACACGCTGGTGGCCGAGGAGCCACTGGAGATACGGCTGAACGGCAAGCCGCTGGCCATCACGATGCGTACGCCGGGCGATGATTTCGCGCTGGCGGTGGGCTTCCTGGTCAGCGAGGGAGTACTGGGAGCCGCATCGGACGTCCAGGCCGTCACCTACTGCGAGGGGGCGACGGAGGACGGCTCGAACACGTACAACGTGGTCAGCGTGCAGCTGGCCGCCGGGGTCCCCGTGCCGGACATCACGCTGGAGCGGAACGTCTACACCACGTCCTCCTGCGGTCTGTGCGGCAAGGCCAGCCTGGACGCGGTCCGCACGGCGACCAGGTTCCCGGGGATCGCCGCCGACCGGGTACGGATTCCCGCGGAGGTGCTCTGCGCGCTCCCGGACCGGCTGCGCGCGGCCCAGAAGGTCTTCGACCGTACGGGCGGACTGCACGCGGCCGGGCTGTTCACGGCTCAGGGCGAGCTGCTGGACCTGCGGGAGGACGTGGGCCGGCACAATGCGGTCGACAAGATCATCGGCCGGGCGTTCCAGGCCGGCCGGCTCCCCCTGACGGGCGCGGTCCTGCTGGTGTCGGGCCGGGCCTCCTTCGAACTCGCGCAGAAGGCCGTGATGGCGGGCATACCGGTACTGGCGGCCGTCTCCGCGCCGTCCTCGCTGGCGGTGGACCTGGCGCTGGAGTCGGGCATGACCCTGGTCGGCTTCCTGCGCGGGCCGGACATGAACATCTACGCGGGCGAGGAGCGGATCGCCCTCCAGCGGGTGCCCTGACGCCGCGAGCCCGGCCTGATCGGCACGACACCGCTCAGCGCTTGCGGCGGCCGCGGCGGGCGGAGGCGACGGACGGCGAAGGCTCCTTGGGGGCCGGGGGGTCGATGCGGTGGAGGTCCAGGGTGGCCGGGAGCGGGGTCGTGCCCGGGCCGCCGGACTCCGCCCAGGCGATGATCTCGTCGGTCGCGGTGTCGTCCAGGGCCCAGCCGAACCAGGTCGCGCGTGCGCCGCGGCGCCGGGCTTCGGTGGTGGGCTGGACGACGATCACGTTGGCCTGGGCGCAGGGGCCGAGGCAGTCGCTCGTACGGACGGCCAGGCGGCCCCCGGAGGCGGCGGCGGCCTCGCGCAGCCGGGCGAGTTGACCGGCGTGGTCGGAGCCGGGGTTCTTGCGGGGATCGCCGCAGCAGCAGCCGCGGCAGACCACCAGGGTGCAGGGGCGTTCGGCGTGGGCGGCGAGCGGGCGTATCCAGGTCACCACCGCACGTTATCGGGCCTGGCCGGTGGGCTGTTGGGCTGCGGGCGAGACCTCCGCCACACGGTCGGCGGCGGCCTCGGGCTCCCCGTGCTCGATGGGCGCGGTCCGGGCGCGGCGGCGGGCGAGGACCGCGCAGACCATCAGCTGCATCTGGTGGAAGAGCATCAGCGGGAGCACGGCGAGGCCGGCCTGCGCCCCGAACAGCACGCTGGCCATGGGGAGTCCGGCGGCCAGGCTCTTCTTCGACCCGGCGAACTGGATGGCGATGCGGTCCGCGCGGCCGAAGCCGAGGCGCGCCGACCCGTACCACGTGACGAGCAGCATGACGGCGAGGAGTACGGCCTCCACCAGCAGCAGGGCGCCCAGCCGCGGGAGGCTGACGCGGTGCCAGATGCCCGCGGCCACGCCCGCGCTGAAGGCGGCGTAGACGACGAGCAGGATCGAGCCGCGGTCGACGTGGCCGAGGACCTGCTTGTGGCGGACGAGGAAGCCGCCGGCCCAGGGGCGCAGGGCCTGCCCGAGGAGGAAGGGCAGCAGCAGCTGGAGGGTGATCTTGAGCAGGGAACCTGGGGAGAAGCCGCCCGCGTGGCTGCCGAGGAGGCCGGCGGCGAGGAGGGGGGTGAGGACGATGCCGGCCAGGCTGGAGAAGGAGCCGGCGCAGATCGCGGCGGGCACGTTGCCGCGGGCGAT
Above is a genomic segment from Streptomyces sp. NBC_01233 containing:
- a CDS encoding (2Fe-2S) ferredoxin domain-containing protein, whose product is MTWIRPLAAHAERPCTLVVCRGCCCGDPRKNPGSDHAGQLARLREAAAASGGRLAVRTSDCLGPCAQANVIVVQPTTEARRRGARATWFGWALDDTATDEIIAWAESGGPGTTPLPATLDLHRIDPPAPKEPSPSVASARRGRRKR
- a CDS encoding bile acid:sodium symporter family protein, with product MRRPHLPARLPLDPYVLALLGTVGLAALLPARGAAASVADGASTAAVALLFFLYGARLSTREALGGLRHWRLHLTVLACTFLLFPLLGLAARVLVPGVLTQPLYGGLLFLCLVPSTVQSSIAFTSIARGNVPAAICAGSFSSLAGIVLTPLLAAGLLGSHAGGFSPGSLLKITLQLLLPFLLGQALRPWAGGFLVRHKQVLGHVDRGSILLVVYAAFSAGVAAGIWHRVSLPRLGALLLVEAVLLAVMLLVTWYGSARLGFGRADRIAIQFAGSKKSLAAGLPMASVLFGAQAGLAVLPLMLFHQMQLMVCAVLARRRARTAPIEHGEPEAAADRVAEVSPAAQQPTGQAR
- the fdhD gene encoding formate dehydrogenase accessory sulfurtransferase FdhD; the protein is MGRVTERRRVVRIRNGKAGVRPDTLVAEEPLEIRLNGKPLAITMRTPGDDFALAVGFLVSEGVLGAASDVQAVTYCEGATEDGSNTYNVVSVQLAAGVPVPDITLERNVYTTSSCGLCGKASLDAVRTATRFPGIAADRVRIPAEVLCALPDRLRAAQKVFDRTGGLHAAGLFTAQGELLDLREDVGRHNAVDKIIGRAFQAGRLPLTGAVLLVSGRASFELAQKAVMAGIPVLAAVSAPSSLAVDLALESGMTLVGFLRGPDMNIYAGEERIALQRVP